Proteins encoded by one window of Elaeis guineensis isolate ETL-2024a chromosome 12, EG11, whole genome shotgun sequence:
- the LOC105053481 gene encoding serine/threonine-protein kinase GRIK2 isoform X1 encodes MWYEMDCCGCGCFGFLRKLHQCLISFRGSGTRFSRELLLPDNMEGADGTFYNGDSTNPSDGGSYRSVKCSEEILLSRARNGLICREVPVKETRNVILSEDENGNKMVNEYVRECKIGSGSYGKVVLYRSIKDGKQYAIKVFHKSHLLKMRVAPSETAMTDVLREVSIMKMLDHPNIVNLIEVIDDPNTDHFYMVLEYVEGKWVCEGTGLGESTSRRYLRDIVAGLMYLHAHNIVHGDIKPDNLLVTSNGKVKIGDFSVSQVFEDDNDVLRRSPGTPVFTAPECCLGLTYHGKAADTWAVGVTLYCMVLGQYPFLGDTLQDTYDKIVNNPLFMPDDINPELKNLLEGLLCKDPKHRITLHALAEHPWVIGEEGPIPEYLCRCRRISSARKNQ; translated from the exons ATGTGGTATG AAATGGACTGCTGTGGCTGTGGTTGCTTCGGATTTTTGAGGAAGCTCCATCAATGTCTAATTTCATTCCGAGGCTCTGGCACTCGGTTCTCCCGGGAGCTCCTGCTGCCAGATAACATGGAAGGTGCTGATGGCACCTTTTACAATGGAGACAGTACAAATCCAAGCGACGGTGGTTCATACCGGTCAGTTAAGTGTTCTGAAGAAATCCTCTTGTCAAGAGCGCGAAATGGCTTGATATGCAGGGAAGTCCCAGTAAAGGAAACTAGGAACGTTATACTCTCTGAG GATGAAAATGGAAATAAAATGGTTAATGAATATGTTCGAGAGTGCAAGATTGGTTCTGGTAGTTATGGGAAAGTG GTGCTTTACCGAAGCATTAAAGATGGGAAACAATATGCAATCAAG GTTTTCCACAAGTCACATTTGTTAAAGATGAGAGTGGCACCATCAGAAACAGCCATGACTGATGTTCTTAGGGAG GTATCCATCATGAAAATGCTGGATCATCCCAATATAGTTAATCTCATTGAGGTGATTGATGACCCAAACACAGATCACTTCTACATGG TTCTAGAATACGTGGAAGGGAAGTGGGTATGTGAGGGTACTGGTTTAGGAGAAAGTACTTCTAGAAGATACTTGCGGGACATAGTTGCAGGTCTTATGTATCTCCATGCTCAT AATATTGTCCATGGGGATATTAAACCTGATAACCTCTTGGTGACAAGCAACGGCAAAGTGAAAATAGGAGATTTCAGTGTTAGCCAGGTTTTTGAG GATGATAATGATGTGCTCCGGAGATCTCCAGGCACTCCTGTTTTCACTGCACCAGAATGCTGCTTAG GTTTAACCTACCATGGTAAAGCTGCTGACACATGGGCTGTAGGTGTCACTTTGTATTGTATGGTTTTGGGTCAGTATCCATTTCTCGGGGATACACTGCAGGACACTTATGACAAG ATTGTTAATAACCCATTGTTCATGCCGGATGACATCAATCCGGAATTGAAGAACTTGTTGGAAGGGCTTCTTTGTAAAG ATCCCAAACATCGGATCACCTTGCATGCTCTAGCAGAGCATCCTTGGGTGATTGGAGAAGAGGGGCCAATCCCTGAATACTTGTGCCGATGCAGGCGAATATCTTCTGCACGAAAGAACCAGTGA
- the LOC105053481 gene encoding serine/threonine-protein kinase GRIK2 isoform X3, which translates to MWYEMDCCGCGCFGFLRKLHQCLISFRGSGTRFSRELLLPDNMEGADGTFYNGDSTNPSDGGSYRSVKCSEEILLSRARNGLICREVPVKETRNVILSEVFHKSHLLKMRVAPSETAMTDVLREVSIMKMLDHPNIVNLIEVIDDPNTDHFYMVLEYVEGKWVCEGTGLGESTSRRYLRDIVAGLMYLHAHNIVHGDIKPDNLLVTSNGKVKIGDFSVSQVFEDDNDVLRRSPGTPVFTAPECCLGLTYHGKAADTWAVGVTLYCMVLGQYPFLGDTLQDTYDKIVNNPLFMPDDINPELKNLLEGLLCKDPKHRITLHALAEHPWVIGEEGPIPEYLCRCRRISSARKNQ; encoded by the exons ATGTGGTATG AAATGGACTGCTGTGGCTGTGGTTGCTTCGGATTTTTGAGGAAGCTCCATCAATGTCTAATTTCATTCCGAGGCTCTGGCACTCGGTTCTCCCGGGAGCTCCTGCTGCCAGATAACATGGAAGGTGCTGATGGCACCTTTTACAATGGAGACAGTACAAATCCAAGCGACGGTGGTTCATACCGGTCAGTTAAGTGTTCTGAAGAAATCCTCTTGTCAAGAGCGCGAAATGGCTTGATATGCAGGGAAGTCCCAGTAAAGGAAACTAGGAACGTTATACTCTCTGAG GTTTTCCACAAGTCACATTTGTTAAAGATGAGAGTGGCACCATCAGAAACAGCCATGACTGATGTTCTTAGGGAG GTATCCATCATGAAAATGCTGGATCATCCCAATATAGTTAATCTCATTGAGGTGATTGATGACCCAAACACAGATCACTTCTACATGG TTCTAGAATACGTGGAAGGGAAGTGGGTATGTGAGGGTACTGGTTTAGGAGAAAGTACTTCTAGAAGATACTTGCGGGACATAGTTGCAGGTCTTATGTATCTCCATGCTCAT AATATTGTCCATGGGGATATTAAACCTGATAACCTCTTGGTGACAAGCAACGGCAAAGTGAAAATAGGAGATTTCAGTGTTAGCCAGGTTTTTGAG GATGATAATGATGTGCTCCGGAGATCTCCAGGCACTCCTGTTTTCACTGCACCAGAATGCTGCTTAG GTTTAACCTACCATGGTAAAGCTGCTGACACATGGGCTGTAGGTGTCACTTTGTATTGTATGGTTTTGGGTCAGTATCCATTTCTCGGGGATACACTGCAGGACACTTATGACAAG ATTGTTAATAACCCATTGTTCATGCCGGATGACATCAATCCGGAATTGAAGAACTTGTTGGAAGGGCTTCTTTGTAAAG ATCCCAAACATCGGATCACCTTGCATGCTCTAGCAGAGCATCCTTGGGTGATTGGAGAAGAGGGGCCAATCCCTGAATACTTGTGCCGATGCAGGCGAATATCTTCTGCACGAAAGAACCAGTGA
- the LOC105053481 gene encoding serine/threonine-protein kinase GRIK2 isoform X2 produces MDCCGCGCFGFLRKLHQCLISFRGSGTRFSRELLLPDNMEGADGTFYNGDSTNPSDGGSYRSVKCSEEILLSRARNGLICREVPVKETRNVILSEDENGNKMVNEYVRECKIGSGSYGKVVLYRSIKDGKQYAIKVFHKSHLLKMRVAPSETAMTDVLREVSIMKMLDHPNIVNLIEVIDDPNTDHFYMVLEYVEGKWVCEGTGLGESTSRRYLRDIVAGLMYLHAHNIVHGDIKPDNLLVTSNGKVKIGDFSVSQVFEDDNDVLRRSPGTPVFTAPECCLGLTYHGKAADTWAVGVTLYCMVLGQYPFLGDTLQDTYDKIVNNPLFMPDDINPELKNLLEGLLCKDPKHRITLHALAEHPWVIGEEGPIPEYLCRCRRISSARKNQ; encoded by the exons ATGGACTGCTGTGGCTGTGGTTGCTTCGGATTTTTGAGGAAGCTCCATCAATGTCTAATTTCATTCCGAGGCTCTGGCACTCGGTTCTCCCGGGAGCTCCTGCTGCCAGATAACATGGAAGGTGCTGATGGCACCTTTTACAATGGAGACAGTACAAATCCAAGCGACGGTGGTTCATACCGGTCAGTTAAGTGTTCTGAAGAAATCCTCTTGTCAAGAGCGCGAAATGGCTTGATATGCAGGGAAGTCCCAGTAAAGGAAACTAGGAACGTTATACTCTCTGAG GATGAAAATGGAAATAAAATGGTTAATGAATATGTTCGAGAGTGCAAGATTGGTTCTGGTAGTTATGGGAAAGTG GTGCTTTACCGAAGCATTAAAGATGGGAAACAATATGCAATCAAG GTTTTCCACAAGTCACATTTGTTAAAGATGAGAGTGGCACCATCAGAAACAGCCATGACTGATGTTCTTAGGGAG GTATCCATCATGAAAATGCTGGATCATCCCAATATAGTTAATCTCATTGAGGTGATTGATGACCCAAACACAGATCACTTCTACATGG TTCTAGAATACGTGGAAGGGAAGTGGGTATGTGAGGGTACTGGTTTAGGAGAAAGTACTTCTAGAAGATACTTGCGGGACATAGTTGCAGGTCTTATGTATCTCCATGCTCAT AATATTGTCCATGGGGATATTAAACCTGATAACCTCTTGGTGACAAGCAACGGCAAAGTGAAAATAGGAGATTTCAGTGTTAGCCAGGTTTTTGAG GATGATAATGATGTGCTCCGGAGATCTCCAGGCACTCCTGTTTTCACTGCACCAGAATGCTGCTTAG GTTTAACCTACCATGGTAAAGCTGCTGACACATGGGCTGTAGGTGTCACTTTGTATTGTATGGTTTTGGGTCAGTATCCATTTCTCGGGGATACACTGCAGGACACTTATGACAAG ATTGTTAATAACCCATTGTTCATGCCGGATGACATCAATCCGGAATTGAAGAACTTGTTGGAAGGGCTTCTTTGTAAAG ATCCCAAACATCGGATCACCTTGCATGCTCTAGCAGAGCATCCTTGGGTGATTGGAGAAGAGGGGCCAATCCCTGAATACTTGTGCCGATGCAGGCGAATATCTTCTGCACGAAAGAACCAGTGA